One genomic segment of Gottschalkia acidurici 9a includes these proteins:
- a CDS encoding GrpB family protein: MKVRVVEYKREWPGLYLDEAEKIKNILKDELVNIYHIGSTSVENLKAKPIIDIMVVVKGITKVDNHNKEFESLGYEPKGEYGMIGRRYFRKGLENRTHQIHIFESSNSNDIERHLAVRDYLREHPDYAIEYGELKSKLAIMFPSDIEAYCDGKDEFVKELERKALDWYKNK, translated from the coding sequence ATGAAGGTTAGAGTTGTAGAATATAAAAGAGAATGGCCTGGATTATATCTGGATGAAGCTGAGAAGATTAAAAATATACTCAAAGATGAATTAGTCAATATTTATCACATTGGAAGTACTTCAGTGGAAAACCTAAAGGCAAAACCGATTATTGATATTATGGTTGTAGTAAAGGGTATTACAAAAGTTGACAACCATAATAAAGAATTTGAATCACTTGGTTATGAGCCAAAAGGCGAATATGGTATGATCGGAAGAAGATACTTTAGAAAAGGGTTAGAAAATAGAACTCATCAAATACATATATTTGAAAGTAGTAATTCTAATGATATTGAAAGACATTTAGCTGTTCGTGATTACTTAAGAGAACATCCAGACTATGCAATTGAATATGGAGAATTGAAGAGCAAACTAGCTATAATGTTTCCTTCAGACATAGAGGCTTACTGTGATGGTAAAGATGAATTTGTTAAGGAGTTAGAAAGAAAAGCATTAGATTGGTATAAGAACAAGTAA
- a CDS encoding methionyl aminopeptidase, translated as MNLSRNDLCWCGSGLKYKKCHIEFDKKLNSLESQGFQVPQRQIIKTKEQIEGIRKSAIVNSAVLDLVAKNIKEGMSTEEIDKLVHDYTISQGAVPATLNFQGYTKSLCTSINSEVCHGIPSENVILKNGDIVNIDVSTILDGYFSDASRMFIIGETSEEAKKLVEVSRECLYKGIEAVKPWGFLDDIGAAVQEHAEKHGYSVVKDFGGHGIGLEFHEEPFVAHYGNRGEGMILVPGMIFTIEPMINEGSHEIVVDSEDGWTVYTEDGSLSSQWEHTILVTEDGVEILSK; from the coding sequence ATGAATCTAAGTAGAAATGACTTATGTTGGTGCGGAAGTGGACTAAAATATAAAAAGTGCCATATAGAATTTGATAAGAAGTTAAATTCTTTAGAATCACAAGGATTTCAAGTTCCACAAAGACAAATTATCAAAACTAAAGAACAGATTGAGGGTATAAGAAAGAGTGCTATAGTTAATAGTGCTGTACTTGACTTAGTAGCTAAAAATATAAAAGAAGGTATGAGTACTGAAGAAATAGATAAGTTAGTTCATGACTATACTATATCTCAAGGAGCAGTTCCAGCAACTCTCAACTTCCAAGGGTATACTAAGAGTTTATGCACATCAATAAATAGCGAAGTATGCCATGGTATACCTAGTGAAAATGTAATACTCAAAAATGGAGACATAGTAAATATAGATGTGTCAACTATATTAGATGGCTATTTTTCAGACGCTTCAAGAATGTTCATAATTGGTGAAACAAGTGAGGAAGCAAAAAAATTAGTGGAAGTTTCAAGAGAATGTCTATATAAAGGTATTGAGGCAGTAAAGCCTTGGGGATTTTTAGACGACATTGGTGCGGCAGTTCAAGAGCATGCAGAAAAACACGGTTATTCTGTAGTAAAAGATTTTGGAGGCCATGGTATCGGACTTGAATTTCATGAAGAACCTTTTGTAGCTCACTATGGTAATAGGGGTGAAGGAATGATTTTAGTACCTGGAATGATATTCACTATAGAACCTATGATAAATGAGGGGTCGCATGAAATAGTAGTAGATTCTGAAGATGGTTGGACAGTATATACTGAAGATGGATCTCTTTCTTCACAATGGGAGCATACCATATTAGTAACAGAAGATGGTGTAGAGATACTTAGTAAGTAA
- a CDS encoding PadR family transcriptional regulator: protein MEYVILGLLILKSQTIYELNKHFETSISLFYSASYGSLRTTTNKLLKKGLIHFEERKENGRNKKIYTILDEGKEEFFKWMYSEVSQSKLEVEALTKLFFLGLVESNENKKAILKNIIETTDVEKDNLENLEESIKEEKIPDGYEDIAYYRLKTLNYGIQSCNFSKDMFEDILKELEESK, encoded by the coding sequence ATGGAATATGTAATTTTGGGTTTATTAATTTTAAAAAGTCAAACTATTTATGAACTAAACAAACATTTCGAGACAAGCATATCACTATTTTATAGTGCTAGCTATGGTAGTCTTAGAACTACAACTAATAAACTATTAAAAAAAGGGCTTATCCATTTTGAGGAAAGAAAAGAAAATGGTCGTAATAAAAAAATTTACACTATTTTAGATGAGGGAAAAGAAGAGTTTTTTAAATGGATGTATTCTGAGGTATCTCAAAGTAAATTAGAAGTGGAAGCTTTAACTAAGCTTTTCTTTCTAGGTTTAGTTGAGAGTAATGAAAATAAGAAGGCTATACTAAAAAACATCATAGAAACTACTGATGTTGAAAAAGATAATCTTGAAAATTTAGAAGAGTCAATAAAAGAAGAAAAGATTCCTGATGGATATGAAGATATAGCGTATTACCGATTGAAGACACTTAATTATGGGATACAAAGCTGTAATTTTTCGAAAGATATGTTTGAAGATATATTAAAAGAGCTAGAGGAAAGTAAATAA
- a CDS encoding CD3324 family protein yields the protein MKYEKAQNILPKDIIELIQEYIEGGYLYIPVKNKNKKAWGENSGAKDSLKERNKEIFDLYNQGVPIKELAGQYYLTEHSIRRIIRQEK from the coding sequence ATGAAATATGAAAAGGCACAAAATATATTGCCAAAAGATATAATTGAATTAATTCAAGAATATATAGAAGGCGGATATTTATATATACCTGTAAAGAATAAAAATAAGAAAGCTTGGGGAGAAAACAGTGGTGCAAAAGATAGCTTGAAGGAAAGAAATAAAGAGATATTTGATTTATACAATCAAGGAGTGCCTATTAAAGAGCTTGCTGGGCAGTACTATCTTACTGAGCATAGCATTAGAAGAATAATAAGACAAGAAAAATAA
- a CDS encoding MBL fold metallo-hydrolase: MNKIIMLDIKFKYQDEIQSIHPVLLMSDNDVVLVDCGYPGFLPLLEDEMRSKGVDPSSITKVLITHHDDDHMGALFEIKQKYPNIRVIASQIESDYICGNKKSLRLLQAEEVLEMLPEEQKQFGVEFCESLEKVKPVYVDIKVKDGDYFDWAGGCEILETPGHMPGHISLYLSECNSIITGDAAVIDNNKLTIANPQFTLDLDMAKDSLEKLISIDADNYYCYHGGKFENQR, from the coding sequence ATGAACAAAATAATAATGTTAGATATAAAATTTAAATATCAGGATGAAATACAGTCGATACATCCAGTATTGTTGATGAGTGATAATGATGTTGTTTTGGTAGACTGTGGATATCCTGGTTTTTTACCACTATTGGAAGACGAGATGAGATCAAAAGGTGTTGATCCTAGCTCAATAACCAAAGTATTGATTACTCACCACGATGATGATCATATGGGAGCTTTATTTGAAATTAAACAAAAGTATCCTAATATTAGAGTCATAGCGAGTCAAATAGAAAGTGATTATATTTGTGGTAATAAAAAATCATTACGTTTGTTACAAGCAGAAGAAGTGTTAGAGATGTTACCAGAAGAACAGAAACAATTTGGAGTCGAATTCTGTGAATCTTTAGAAAAAGTCAAACCAGTATACGTGGACATAAAGGTTAAAGATGGAGATTACTTTGATTGGGCTGGTGGTTGTGAGATATTGGAGACTCCCGGACATATGCCAGGACACATTTCCTTATATTTGAGTGAGTGTAACTCTATTATCACAGGAGACGCTGCAGTTATTGATAATAATAAACTCACTATTGCTAATCCACAATTTACATTAGATTTAGATATGGCTAAAGATTCACTTGAGAAACTTATATCTATAGATGCAGATAATTATTACTGCTATCATGGTGGAAAATTTGAGAATCAGAGATAA
- a CDS encoding GNAT family N-acetyltransferase: MVDVLIEQVILRNSTDIEKLLYIWENSVKATHLFLTQDDIKMLIPHVELGIEGIDKLIVAKDKLGEPLGFIGVENKKIEMLFISSEHFGKGIGKLLINYVINTLEANLVDVNEQNPQALEFYKHLGFEVYDRSETDEQGNPFPILHMKFIKDKSVE, translated from the coding sequence ATGGTAGATGTTTTAATTGAACAGGTTATATTAAGAAACTCAACTGATATAGAAAAGCTTTTATATATTTGGGAGAATTCTGTAAAGGCAACTCATTTATTTTTAACACAAGATGATATCAAGATGTTAATTCCACATGTAGAATTAGGTATTGAAGGAATTGATAAACTTATTGTGGCAAAGGATAAATTAGGAGAACCTCTTGGCTTTATAGGTGTGGAAAATAAAAAGATAGAAATGCTATTTATAAGTTCAGAGCATTTTGGGAAGGGTATTGGAAAATTGCTTATTAATTATGTAATAAATACACTTGAAGCAAATCTAGTTGATGTAAATGAACAAAATCCACAAGCACTAGAATTTTATAAACATTTAGGGTTTGAAGTTTATGATAGATCAGAAACTGATGAACAAGGAAATCCATTTCCAATTCTGCATATGAAGTTTATTAAGGATAAAAGTGTGGAATAA
- a CDS encoding acetamidase/formamidase family protein gives MPKESVFVNDFTNGILDPNGSMLGPVKDGGIIVANTAPGCWGPMITPALRGGHEVTRPVFVENAEIGDAVAIYIKSITVTSSVASSGNEVAVEKNFVGDPFVAGRCPNCGTLYPETKLEGIGSASVHCAKCDEEIAAFQFTNGYTIALNENKTIGVTLTKEASEEAAKKAKSYMAVPDNSIQNPVVTFAPHDIVGNISRLKPFIGQLGTTPSIPMPDSHNAGDFGSFLLGAPHEYALTEEELLKHKTDGHMDINRAREGAIVICPVKVKGGGVYVGDVHAMQGDGEIAGHTCDVSSVVTLKVKVIKNLNIDGPIILPVEEDLPYLAKPLNVEEKKRAMELASEWGIESLENTAPISFVGTGSNLNEAIDNGLTRAAELFNISVPEVKNRTTINGAVEIGRYPGTATVTFLAPIELLEKVGIYSLVKEQYNLI, from the coding sequence TTGCCAAAGGAAAGTGTATTTGTTAATGATTTTACAAATGGAATATTAGATCCAAATGGATCAATGCTTGGTCCTGTTAAGGATGGAGGAATAATAGTAGCCAATACTGCACCTGGATGTTGGGGACCTATGATTACTCCTGCATTAAGAGGAGGTCATGAAGTAACAAGACCTGTGTTCGTAGAAAACGCGGAAATAGGAGATGCAGTTGCAATCTATATTAAATCAATTACAGTAACTTCTTCAGTAGCATCTTCAGGAAATGAAGTTGCAGTAGAGAAAAATTTTGTTGGAGATCCTTTTGTGGCTGGAAGATGTCCTAATTGTGGAACACTTTATCCAGAAACAAAATTAGAGGGTATTGGATCAGCTTCTGTACATTGTGCAAAGTGTGATGAGGAAATCGCTGCGTTTCAGTTTACTAACGGTTATACTATTGCTTTAAATGAAAATAAAACGATAGGAGTTACGCTAACTAAAGAAGCATCAGAAGAAGCTGCTAAAAAGGCAAAGTCATACATGGCTGTTCCAGATAATTCAATTCAAAACCCAGTAGTAACATTTGCACCTCATGATATAGTAGGTAATATTTCAAGATTGAAACCATTTATTGGTCAACTAGGAACAACTCCATCTATACCTATGCCTGATTCTCACAATGCTGGAGATTTCGGATCATTCTTATTAGGTGCTCCACACGAGTATGCATTAACAGAGGAAGAATTGTTAAAACATAAAACTGATGGACACATGGATATTAATAGAGCAAGAGAAGGAGCAATAGTTATATGTCCTGTTAAAGTAAAGGGTGGAGGAGTCTATGTAGGAGACGTTCATGCTATGCAGGGAGATGGAGAAATAGCAGGACATACCTGTGACGTTTCTTCAGTTGTCACTTTAAAGGTAAAAGTAATCAAAAACTTAAATATTGATGGGCCAATAATATTACCTGTTGAAGAAGACCTTCCATACTTAGCTAAGCCACTAAATGTAGAGGAAAAGAAAAGAGCAATGGAATTAGCAAGTGAATGGGGAATAGAGTCACTAGAAAATACTGCTCCAATAAGCTTTGTTGGAACTGGGTCAAACCTAAATGAAGCAATAGATAATGGACTTACTAGAGCAGCTGAACTTTTTAATATAAGTGTTCCAGAAGTAAAGAATAGAACTACAATAAATGGAGCAGTGGAAATTGGAAGATATCCAGGAACTGCTACAGTTACATTTCTAGCACCCATTGAGTTATTAGAAAAAGTAGGTATCTATAGTTTAGTAAAAGAACAGTACAATCTTATATAA
- a CDS encoding GNAT family N-acetyltransferase, translating into MKEKYNFKLAREKDIDHILELIKKRIMWMDDYGIEQWNKTNYMEWYPKEYFSDCILQNSLYTLSEKEFDKIVGAVVLSDSDKLWEDKIPAYYIHNLVTDLDAKGAGSAIIKYCEDIAIEHGKDKLRLDCQSSNNKLNQYYENLGFIYIEEVQDGLYIGNKREKSL; encoded by the coding sequence ATGAAGGAAAAATATAATTTTAAATTGGCACGAGAAAAAGATATAGACCACATTTTGGAATTAATTAAAAAGAGAATAATGTGGATGGATGACTATGGTATCGAGCAGTGGAATAAGACAAATTATATGGAATGGTATCCGAAGGAATACTTTAGTGATTGTATTTTACAAAATAGCCTATATACTCTGAGTGAAAAAGAATTTGACAAAATTGTTGGAGCTGTTGTATTGAGTGATAGTGATAAATTATGGGAAGATAAGATACCAGCTTACTATATACATAACCTAGTAACAGACTTAGATGCTAAGGGTGCGGGTTCAGCAATCATAAAATACTGTGAAGATATAGCCATTGAACATGGGAAAGATAAACTACGCTTAGATTGTCAGTCATCAAATAATAAATTAAATCAATACTACGAAAATTTAGGATTTATTTATATTGAGGAAGTACAAGATGGACTATATATCGGAAATAAAAGAGAAAAATCATTATAA
- a CDS encoding cytidine deaminase family protein, with product MEFIKLIDIAKSTLNPRELSRSTYAGSVAAVILTDKGNIYKGVCIDSPCSMGFCAEHAAIAAMITAGESRIDKLVAICETGEIVPPCGRCREFINQIHDENYKCQVQLKDKIVTIAELLPERWN from the coding sequence ATGGAATTTATTAAGTTAATAGATATTGCTAAATCAACCTTGAATCCACGTGAATTGTCAAGAAGTACCTATGCAGGTTCAGTTGCCGCTGTAATATTAACTGACAAAGGTAATATTTATAAAGGCGTTTGTATTGATAGTCCATGTTCAATGGGATTCTGTGCCGAACATGCAGCTATTGCAGCAATGATTACTGCCGGTGAAAGTCGAATTGATAAGTTAGTTGCTATATGCGAAACTGGAGAAATTGTCCCCCCTTGTGGAAGATGTAGAGAATTTATTAACCAAATACATGATGAAAATTATAAATGTCAGGTACAGCTAAAAGATAAAATAGTAACTATTGCAGAACTATTGCCTGAGAGATGGAACTAA
- a CDS encoding RidA family protein: MKNNRIQRINPVGVPEPVGRYSHITKIPRDSEIYVSSGQVGVDLKGNIPSNLNDQVSNTFFNISNLLSSQGLHADDVIKINIWATEQIDWDFFDSKWDELFGDNPPSMTIAYISGLGLPELKIEIEVWAAK; the protein is encoded by the coding sequence ATGAAAAACAATAGAATACAAAGAATAAATCCGGTTGGGGTTCCAGAGCCGGTTGGTAGATATAGCCATATTACTAAAATACCAAGAGATTCTGAAATTTATGTTTCATCAGGTCAAGTAGGAGTAGACCTTAAAGGAAATATTCCTTCAAACCTTAATGATCAGGTAAGCAACACTTTCTTTAATATATCAAATTTACTATCTAGCCAAGGTTTGCATGCAGATGATGTTATAAAGATAAATATCTGGGCTACTGAACAAATAGATTGGGATTTCTTTGATTCTAAGTGGGATGAACTTTTTGGTGATAATCCACCGTCTATGACAATTGCATATATAAGTGGATTAGGATTACCTGAATTAAAAATTGAAATAGAAGTATGGGCTGCAAAGTAG
- a CDS encoding CPBP family intramembrane glutamic endopeptidase: protein MNEHVKKITIRNVSIFAIIVLTSGWIGKVIDLMMGVQSYEIESLGMLIWLIAPIVCSIALRFFGGDGWKDIGFKPYLKKNIRWYIVSSLVFPILTTFVIFIGSALGWISFDTSQFEIYIQAFIVALIPNFLKNIPEEFAWQGYLTPKLRYLIKNDFILYIGVGLIWGLWHAPYYIYFLTDATINSITGLSRFTFILVATITMIAWSIPFIELRLLTKSVWPCVLMHMVEDAFLNPLILVGFIKISRSKELFISPIYGLISIALYITLGLILRKVRINRDKAIQSSEENPIISGSNIT from the coding sequence ATGAATGAACATGTAAAAAAAATTACTATACGCAATGTATCTATCTTTGCTATTATAGTGCTTACTTCTGGCTGGATAGGCAAAGTAATAGATTTAATGATGGGAGTACAGTCATATGAAATTGAAAGTCTTGGAATGCTTATATGGCTTATTGCACCAATAGTTTGTTCTATAGCTCTTAGGTTCTTTGGAGGAGATGGTTGGAAGGATATTGGATTTAAACCTTATTTAAAGAAAAATATCAGATGGTATATTGTTTCATCATTAGTCTTTCCTATCCTTACAACGTTTGTTATATTTATAGGAAGTGCTTTAGGATGGATATCTTTTGACACTTCACAATTTGAAATATATATTCAGGCATTCATAGTTGCGCTTATACCTAACTTCTTAAAAAACATCCCTGAAGAATTTGCATGGCAAGGATATCTTACCCCTAAGCTACGCTATCTTATTAAAAATGATTTTATTCTTTATATCGGAGTTGGATTAATTTGGGGGTTATGGCATGCTCCATATTATATATATTTCTTAACTGACGCCACTATCAATAGTATTACTGGATTAAGCAGATTTACATTTATCTTGGTAGCAACTATTACAATGATAGCTTGGTCTATACCTTTTATAGAATTACGTCTTTTGACTAAATCAGTTTGGCCTTGTGTCTTAATGCATATGGTTGAAGATGCTTTTCTTAATCCTTTAATCTTAGTAGGATTCATAAAAATATCACGTTCAAAAGAATTATTTATTTCTCCGATATATGGCCTAATCTCTATAGCACTTTATATCACATTAGGCTTAATATTACGTAAGGTTAGAATAAATAGAGATAAGGCTATTCAATCTTCTGAAGAAAATCCTATAATATCTGGTAGTAATATAACTTGA